Proteins encoded within one genomic window of Amycolatopsis nigrescens CSC17Ta-90:
- a CDS encoding MFS transporter, which produces MPGPLPVPPSREVRDFYGRRYQVGASDRDLLGRSRKWMLWAAWAAMLAAGVGQYGYAALMPVVVSTHGWTTAQGFAVLAVWFLCQSTTVYPAAALRLPPVAAISAGALLSAAGLVTLGVAGSFPVVLAGHALLGGMGAGLIYGAALGAVAKWYPERSGRTALVSGAFGYGVLPLLLLSGWLAGPADTATVFTATGAVVLLVAGASALILRDPPPNWWPAHLDPRLWAVDKSVNPALRNNRPAIRHYSAGELVRSPVFVLLYLAVVFAAAVALFDLGYLALFTMESGWASGFGAAAVGVLAGVSGAARSAAGWAADRFGRARVLRVALCTGGLAQLLLLGAGANRLPALLLVGAGLAGAATGICYALLPGLVAGHFGDRPGLPNFGLFYGAKAAGGLLGAGMVAFFAVPAPDSAGFPVAAVLCFVSAGLVGLLWQPGRPSLRLRT; this is translated from the coding sequence ATGCCCGGTCCACTGCCCGTTCCTCCCTCTCGAGAAGTACGTGACTTCTACGGCCGCCGGTACCAGGTCGGCGCGAGCGACCGCGACCTGCTCGGCCGGTCCCGCAAATGGATGCTGTGGGCGGCGTGGGCCGCCATGCTGGCCGCCGGGGTAGGGCAGTACGGCTATGCCGCGCTGATGCCGGTGGTGGTGAGCACGCACGGCTGGACCACGGCGCAGGGGTTCGCGGTGCTCGCGGTGTGGTTCCTGTGCCAGAGCACCACGGTGTACCCGGCCGCCGCGCTCCGCCTGCCGCCGGTGGCGGCGATCTCGGCCGGTGCGCTGCTGTCCGCGGCCGGGCTGGTCACGCTGGGCGTCGCCGGGAGCTTTCCGGTCGTACTGGCGGGACACGCCCTGCTCGGCGGGATGGGTGCCGGGCTGATCTACGGCGCGGCCCTCGGCGCGGTGGCGAAGTGGTATCCGGAGCGCTCCGGCCGGACCGCGCTGGTCAGTGGTGCGTTCGGCTACGGCGTGCTCCCGTTGTTGCTGCTGTCCGGCTGGCTGGCGGGTCCGGCGGACACCGCGACGGTGTTCACCGCGACCGGGGCCGTGGTGCTGCTGGTCGCCGGCGCCTCGGCACTGATCCTGCGCGACCCGCCGCCGAACTGGTGGCCGGCGCATCTGGACCCGCGGCTGTGGGCGGTCGACAAGTCGGTCAATCCCGCCCTGCGCAACAACCGGCCCGCCATCCGGCACTACTCGGCCGGCGAACTGGTCCGGAGCCCGGTGTTCGTGCTGCTGTACCTGGCGGTGGTGTTCGCCGCGGCGGTCGCTTTGTTCGACCTCGGCTATCTCGCCCTGTTCACGATGGAGAGCGGCTGGGCGAGCGGGTTCGGGGCCGCCGCGGTGGGCGTGCTCGCCGGGGTGAGCGGCGCGGCGCGGTCGGCCGCGGGCTGGGCGGCCGACCGTTTCGGCAGGGCGCGGGTGCTGCGGGTCGCGCTGTGCACCGGCGGGCTGGCGCAGCTGCTGTTGCTGGGCGCCGGAGCGAACCGGTTGCCGGCACTGCTGCTCGTGGGTGCCGGACTGGCCGGCGCGGCCACCGGGATCTGCTACGCGCTGCTGCCCGGGTTGGTGGCTGGACATTTCGGCGACCGGCCGGGGCTGCCGAACTTCGGCCTGTTCTACGGGGCGAAGGCGGCGGGTGGCCTGCTCGGTGCCGGGATGGTCGCGTTCTTCGCGGTGCCCGCCCCGGATTCGGCCGGCTTCCCGGTGGCGGCGGTGCTCTGCTTCGTCTCGGCCGGCCTTGTCGGCCTGCTCTGGCAGCCGGGCCGCCCCTCCCTGCGCCTGCGCACCTGA
- the sucD gene encoding succinate--CoA ligase subunit alpha, translated as MSIFVNEHSKVIVQGLTGSEGTKHATKMLKSGTNIVGGVNARKAGQTVTIDGTDLTVFGTVEEAIKETGADVSVIFVPPKFAKDAVIEAIDAEIGLAVVITEGIPVHDSAYFWAHAVAKGTKTRIIGPNCPGVISPGKSNAGIIPANITGAGRIGLVSKSGTLTYQMMYELRDIGFSTAVGIGGDPVIGTTHIDALAAFEADPDTDVIVMIGEIGGDAEERAADYIAANVTKPVVGYVAGFTAPEGKTMGHAGAIVSGSSGTAAAKKEALETAGVKVGKTPTETAHLARNLL; from the coding sequence ATGTCGATCTTTGTGAATGAGCACAGCAAGGTGATCGTGCAGGGCCTGACCGGCTCCGAGGGCACCAAACACGCCACGAAGATGCTGAAGTCGGGCACGAATATCGTGGGCGGGGTCAATGCCCGCAAGGCCGGGCAGACGGTCACCATCGACGGCACAGACTTGACCGTGTTCGGCACGGTCGAGGAGGCCATCAAAGAGACCGGCGCCGACGTGTCGGTGATTTTTGTGCCGCCGAAGTTCGCCAAAGACGCCGTCATCGAAGCGATCGACGCGGAGATTGGGCTGGCGGTGGTGATCACCGAGGGCATCCCGGTGCACGACTCGGCCTACTTCTGGGCCCACGCCGTCGCCAAGGGCACCAAGACGCGGATCATCGGCCCGAACTGTCCGGGTGTGATCTCTCCGGGTAAGTCGAACGCGGGCATCATCCCGGCGAACATCACCGGGGCGGGCCGGATCGGGCTGGTGTCCAAGTCGGGCACTTTGACGTATCAGATGATGTACGAGCTGCGGGACATCGGGTTCTCCACCGCGGTCGGTATCGGCGGTGACCCCGTCATCGGCACCACCCACATCGACGCCCTCGCCGCGTTCGAAGCCGACCCCGACACCGACGTCATCGTCATGATCGGCGAAATCGGCGGCGACGCCGAAGAACGCGCCGCCGACTACATCGCCGCCAACGTCACCAAACCCGTCGTCGGCTACGTCGCCGGCTTCACCGCCCCCGAAGGCAAAACCATGGGCCACGCCGGCGCCATCGTCTCCGGCTCCTCCGGCACCGCCGCCGCCAAGAAGGAAGCCCTCGAAACCGCAGGCGTCAAGGTCGGCAAAACCCCGACCGAAACCGCCCACCTCGCCCGAAATCTGCTCTGA
- the sucC gene encoding ADP-forming succinate--CoA ligase subunit beta encodes MDLYEYQARDLFASHGVPVLPGAVADSPDEARAAARRIGGRVVVKAQVKVGGRGKAGGVKLAESPGVASEKAAAILGLDIKGHVVHRVMVAAASDIAEEYYFSFLLDRANRTFLAMASAEGGVEIEQLAVERPDALARIPVDAISGVDRAKAVEILTAGKFPAVVVDEAAEVVVKLWETFVSEDATLVEVNPLVRDPQGKIIALDGKVTLDENAGFRQPGHEALVDKQAEDPLEAKAKAKDLNYVKLDGQVGIIGNGAGLVMSTLDVVAYAGERHGGVKPANFLDIGGGASAEVMAAGLDVILHDSDVKSVFVNVFGGITACDAVATGIVEALKILGDEASKPLVVRLDGNNVDEGRRILEEANHPLVTQVDTMDNAADKAAELAAAGA; translated from the coding sequence ATGGACCTCTACGAGTATCAGGCGAGGGATCTCTTCGCCTCCCACGGCGTGCCGGTGCTCCCGGGCGCCGTGGCGGACAGTCCCGACGAAGCCCGTGCCGCGGCCCGCAGAATCGGCGGCCGGGTGGTGGTGAAGGCTCAGGTGAAAGTCGGCGGCCGAGGGAAGGCCGGCGGCGTGAAACTGGCGGAATCCCCCGGCGTAGCGAGCGAGAAGGCGGCGGCCATTCTCGGCTTGGACATCAAAGGCCATGTGGTGCACCGGGTAATGGTCGCCGCGGCTTCTGATATTGCGGAGGAGTATTACTTTTCGTTTTTGTTGGATCGGGCGAATCGTACGTTTTTGGCGATGGCGTCGGCTGAGGGTGGGGTGGAGATCGAGCAGCTGGCGGTGGAGCGTCCGGATGCGTTGGCGAGGATCCCGGTGGATGCGATCAGCGGGGTGGATCGGGCCAAGGCGGTTGAGATTTTGACTGCGGGGAAGTTCCCGGCCGTGGTGGTGGATGAGGCCGCTGAGGTGGTGGTGAAGCTGTGGGAGACGTTCGTGTCTGAGGATGCGACGTTGGTTGAGGTGAATCCGCTGGTGCGGGATCCTCAGGGCAAGATCATCGCGTTGGATGGCAAGGTCACCCTGGATGAGAACGCCGGGTTCCGCCAGCCGGGGCATGAGGCGTTGGTGGATAAGCAGGCCGAGGACCCGTTGGAGGCCAAGGCTAAGGCTAAGGACCTCAACTATGTGAAGCTGGATGGTCAGGTCGGGATCATCGGTAATGGTGCTGGGTTGGTCATGTCCACCCTCGACGTGGTGGCGTATGCGGGTGAGCGTCATGGTGGGGTGAAGCCGGCGAACTTCCTCGACATCGGTGGCGGGGCGTCGGCGGAGGTGATGGCCGCCGGGTTGGACGTGATCCTGCACGACAGTGATGTGAAGAGTGTGTTCGTGAACGTGTTCGGTGGGATCACCGCGTGTGACGCGGTCGCGACCGGGATCGTGGAAGCGTTGAAGATCCTCGGGGACGAGGCGTCCAAACCGCTGGTGGTGCGGCTGGACGGCAACAACGTCGACGAGGGCCGCAGGATCCTCGAAGAGGCGAACCATCCCCTGGTCACCCAGGTGGACACCATGGACAACGCGGCAGACAAGGCCGCCGAGCTCGCAGCGGCAGGTGCGTGA
- a CDS encoding GntR family transcriptional regulator: MPPRELPQGMSAQRIDRPVPLRERVYQAIQELIISRQLAPGQHLVESELAELLGVSRQPIREALQLLNSEGWVDLSPGYGAFVHAPTDTEVDQLLAVRALLEGESARLAAQHAGPEGVLRLRQLCAAGETALAADDIDGMVVANAELHRLVSELSGNAVLFDFVQQVDRRVRWYYTPIARHRGSRSWEEHARLVDAIEKGDAEAAARIMREHTERTRQSYLEQRTERADGAETVVETPVPARSRRRRTAPRA; encoded by the coding sequence ATGCCACCTCGCGAGTTGCCGCAAGGCATGTCGGCGCAGCGGATCGACCGGCCGGTCCCGCTGCGTGAGCGGGTGTACCAGGCGATCCAGGAACTGATCATCTCCCGGCAGCTCGCGCCCGGCCAGCACCTGGTGGAGAGCGAGCTCGCCGAGCTGCTCGGCGTCTCCCGTCAGCCGATCAGGGAAGCGTTGCAGCTGTTGAACTCCGAGGGCTGGGTTGACCTCAGCCCCGGCTACGGCGCCTTCGTGCACGCGCCCACCGACACCGAGGTGGACCAGCTGCTGGCCGTCCGCGCCCTGCTGGAGGGCGAATCGGCCCGGCTCGCCGCCCAGCACGCCGGCCCGGAGGGGGTGCTCCGGCTGCGGCAGCTGTGCGCCGCCGGAGAGACCGCGCTGGCCGCCGACGACATCGACGGCATGGTGGTGGCCAACGCGGAGCTGCACCGGCTGGTGAGCGAACTGAGCGGCAACGCGGTGCTGTTCGACTTCGTGCAGCAGGTGGACCGCCGGGTGCGGTGGTACTACACGCCGATCGCCAGGCACCGGGGGAGCCGGTCCTGGGAGGAGCACGCCAGGCTGGTCGACGCCATCGAGAAGGGCGACGCGGAGGCGGCCGCGCGGATCATGCGCGAGCACACCGAGCGGACCAGGCAGTCCTACCTCGAACAGCGCACCGAGCGCGCCGATGGCGCCGAGACGGTAGTGGAGACGCCGGTACCGGCGCGATCCCGGCGCCGGCGGACCGCGCCGCGAGCCTGA
- a CDS encoding Nramp family divalent metal transporter — protein MPIRKLPDAPSTIHLLGPTVFLVALGVGMGESYLWPRLVLVFGPEIRWLFLIGVTLQAVVMLEMARYAMATGESIFSGAARVFKPLMWFFFIAAIAVYIWPGHLSAGAAAFEEITGIPWVVTACVALVLVGVLFSLAKVIYSLMENVLGLLIGILVVGTAVIASIVGSWADLASTITGMFNFGYFPSEAMSSTWFPVVVGAIAFAGPSGMQQMWYTLHLRDSGAGMGAHIPRIRGLRHAGEGEKMPTHGYMFDTSDPDEMKKWKGWRRWVTFDAMLLFWGITMLVTVSFTVLAQSAARANPDVKTLIEGGDRDAALKAMSDAFAVAGGPVLGGLFFGFIALIGLNATLGLFDSFSRGQADMAYRFVPKFRKLGISGLYAAFLWGVIIFGILILLFGPADGPSGVLDILAFLSTFAMGAYCVVLLLVNNKILPKPIRPKWWTNLIIGFGAVFYLGMLFYSLFRFGVVVN, from the coding sequence ATGCCCATTCGCAAGTTGCCGGACGCACCATCCACGATTCATTTGCTCGGCCCGACGGTGTTCCTGGTCGCCCTCGGCGTCGGGATGGGCGAGTCGTACCTGTGGCCGCGGCTGGTGCTGGTCTTCGGGCCCGAGATCAGATGGTTGTTCCTGATCGGTGTCACCCTGCAGGCCGTGGTGATGCTGGAGATGGCGCGGTACGCCATGGCCACCGGGGAAAGCATCTTCTCCGGTGCGGCCAGGGTGTTCAAACCGCTGATGTGGTTCTTCTTCATAGCGGCGATAGCGGTCTACATCTGGCCCGGCCATCTCTCGGCGGGTGCGGCCGCCTTCGAGGAGATCACCGGCATCCCGTGGGTGGTGACGGCCTGCGTCGCGCTGGTACTGGTCGGGGTGCTGTTCAGCCTGGCCAAGGTGATCTACAGCCTGATGGAGAACGTGCTCGGGCTGCTGATCGGGATTCTGGTGGTGGGCACCGCGGTGATCGCCTCGATCGTGGGCAGCTGGGCCGATCTGGCCAGCACCATCACCGGAATGTTCAACTTCGGCTACTTCCCGTCCGAGGCGATGTCCTCCACCTGGTTCCCGGTCGTGGTCGGCGCGATCGCCTTCGCCGGGCCGTCCGGCATGCAGCAGATGTGGTACACGCTGCACCTGCGGGACAGCGGCGCCGGCATGGGCGCGCACATTCCCCGGATCCGGGGTCTGCGCCACGCCGGCGAGGGCGAGAAGATGCCGACCCACGGGTACATGTTCGACACCAGCGACCCGGACGAGATGAAGAAGTGGAAGGGCTGGCGCCGCTGGGTCACCTTCGACGCGATGCTGCTGTTCTGGGGCATCACCATGCTGGTGACGGTGTCGTTCACGGTGCTCGCCCAGTCCGCGGCACGGGCCAACCCGGACGTGAAGACCCTGATCGAGGGCGGTGACCGGGACGCCGCGCTGAAGGCGATGTCGGACGCCTTCGCCGTGGCAGGCGGGCCGGTGCTCGGTGGTCTGTTCTTCGGCTTCATCGCACTGATCGGGTTGAACGCGACACTGGGCCTGTTCGACTCGTTCTCCCGCGGGCAGGCGGACATGGCCTACCGGTTCGTGCCGAAGTTCCGCAAGCTGGGCATCTCCGGCCTGTACGCCGCGTTCCTCTGGGGCGTGATCATCTTCGGCATCCTGATCCTGCTGTTCGGGCCAGCCGACGGTCCGAGCGGGGTGCTGGACATCCTGGCGTTCCTGTCCACTTTCGCCATGGGTGCCTACTGCGTCGTGCTGCTGCTGGTGAACAACAAGATCCTGCCGAAACCGATCCGCCCGAAGTGGTGGACCAACCTGATCATCGGCTTCGGCGCGGTGTTCTATCTCGGCATGTTGTTCTACAGCCTGTTCCGCTTCGGTGTGGTCGTGAACTAG
- a CDS encoding acetate--CoA ligase family protein has protein sequence MTGTSIDKAAVREILDKVRAEGRDALTAPEGKRVCDAYRIPTPKEGLATTADEAARLAAEIGGPVALKIVSPDILHKTEAGGVLVGISGEDAVRQGYQRILDNAKAYQSSAEITGVQVQQMVTGGHEVIIGATTDPTFGKVVAFGLGGVLVEVLKDVTFRLAPVDPAEARSMVDGIKAAEVLKGARGAEPADAAALAGVIAQVSALVTDFPEISEFDLNPVFAGPDGAIAADVRILIETGPVTEPVRHSREEILRVMDRLMNPRSVAVIGASAEDGKIGNSVMKNLINGGYAGEIHPINPKADEILGRKAYPSVGDVPGEVDVAVFTIPAKFVPAALNDCGAKGVPAAVLIPSGFAETGNQALQDEIVEIAREQGVRMLGPNIYGYYYTPQNLCATFCTPYDVRGGVALTSQSGGIGMAILGFSRTTKMGVSAIVGLGNKSDVDEDDLLTFFEQDDNTECVAMHLEDLKDGRAFVEAAQRITKKKPVVVLKAGRTALGAKAASSHTGALAGDDKVYDDILRQAGVVRAPGLNEMLEYARGLPMLPTPKGENVVIITGAGGSGVLLSDACVEAGLSLMEIPPDLDEGFRKFIPPFGAAGNPIDITGGEPPSTYEATIRLGLEDPRIHSLILGYWHTIVTPPMVFAELTSRVVEEYRAKGIDKPVVASLAGDTEVEKACEYLFDHRIVAYPYTTERPVTVLGAKYRWARAAGLIKP, from the coding sequence ATGACCGGCACCAGCATCGACAAGGCGGCCGTCCGGGAGATCCTGGACAAGGTCCGCGCGGAAGGCCGTGATGCGCTGACCGCACCCGAAGGAAAACGGGTCTGCGACGCCTACCGGATTCCGACCCCGAAGGAAGGCCTCGCCACCACCGCGGACGAGGCCGCGCGGCTGGCCGCGGAGATCGGCGGGCCGGTCGCGCTGAAGATCGTCTCCCCGGACATCCTGCACAAGACGGAGGCGGGCGGGGTGCTCGTCGGCATCTCCGGCGAGGACGCCGTCCGGCAGGGCTACCAGCGGATCCTGGACAACGCCAAGGCGTACCAGTCCTCGGCCGAGATCACCGGCGTGCAGGTCCAGCAGATGGTCACCGGCGGGCACGAGGTGATCATCGGCGCGACCACCGACCCCACCTTCGGCAAGGTGGTCGCGTTCGGCCTCGGCGGGGTGCTCGTGGAGGTGCTCAAGGACGTCACCTTCCGGCTGGCCCCGGTGGACCCGGCCGAGGCCAGGTCCATGGTGGACGGCATCAAGGCGGCCGAGGTGCTCAAGGGTGCCCGCGGCGCCGAGCCCGCCGACGCGGCCGCGCTGGCCGGGGTGATCGCGCAGGTTTCGGCGCTGGTCACGGACTTCCCGGAGATCAGCGAGTTCGACCTCAACCCGGTGTTCGCCGGTCCGGACGGGGCGATCGCCGCCGATGTCCGGATCCTGATCGAGACCGGGCCGGTGACCGAGCCGGTGCGGCATTCGCGGGAGGAGATCCTGCGCGTGATGGACCGCCTGATGAACCCGCGGTCGGTCGCGGTGATCGGGGCGTCCGCCGAGGACGGCAAGATCGGCAACTCGGTGATGAAGAACCTGATCAACGGTGGCTACGCGGGCGAGATCCACCCGATCAACCCCAAGGCCGACGAGATCCTCGGCCGCAAGGCCTATCCCTCGGTCGGCGACGTGCCCGGCGAGGTGGACGTCGCGGTGTTCACCATCCCGGCCAAGTTCGTGCCGGCCGCGCTCAACGACTGCGGCGCCAAGGGAGTGCCGGCCGCGGTGCTGATCCCGTCCGGTTTCGCCGAAACAGGGAACCAGGCGCTGCAGGACGAGATCGTCGAGATCGCACGCGAACAGGGCGTCCGGATGCTCGGCCCGAACATCTACGGCTACTACTACACACCGCAGAACCTGTGCGCCACCTTCTGCACCCCGTACGACGTGCGCGGCGGGGTGGCGCTGACCTCGCAGAGCGGCGGCATCGGGATGGCCATCCTCGGCTTCAGCCGGACCACCAAGATGGGCGTCTCCGCGATCGTCGGTCTCGGCAACAAGTCCGATGTGGACGAAGACGACCTGCTCACCTTCTTCGAGCAGGACGACAACACCGAGTGCGTGGCCATGCACCTGGAGGACCTCAAGGACGGCCGGGCCTTCGTCGAGGCGGCGCAGCGGATCACCAAGAAGAAGCCGGTGGTGGTGCTCAAGGCCGGCCGGACCGCGCTGGGCGCCAAGGCGGCCAGCTCGCACACCGGCGCGCTGGCCGGGGACGACAAGGTCTACGACGACATCCTGCGCCAGGCCGGCGTTGTCCGCGCGCCCGGCCTGAACGAGATGCTGGAGTACGCCAGGGGCCTGCCGATGCTGCCCACGCCGAAGGGCGAGAACGTCGTCATCATCACCGGTGCCGGTGGCTCGGGGGTGCTGCTCTCCGACGCCTGCGTCGAGGCCGGACTGTCCCTGATGGAGATCCCGCCGGACCTCGACGAGGGCTTCCGGAAGTTCATCCCGCCCTTCGGCGCGGCCGGCAACCCGATCGACATCACCGGTGGCGAACCGCCGTCCACCTACGAGGCGACGATCCGGCTCGGACTGGAGGACCCGCGCATCCACTCGCTGATCCTCGGCTACTGGCACACCATCGTCACCCCGCCGATGGTGTTCGCGGAACTGACCTCCAGGGTGGTCGAGGAATACCGGGCGAAAGGGATAGACAAGCCCGTTGTCGCCTCACTCGCCGGGGACACCGAAGTCGAAAAAGCCTGTGAATATCTGTTCGACCATCGAATCGTCGCCTACCCCTACACCACCGAGCGCCCGGTCACGGTGCTCGGTGCCAAGTACCGGTGGGCGAGGGCGGCCGGTCTGATCAAGCCTTGA
- the frc gene encoding formyl-CoA transferase — protein sequence MGKALEGVRVLDMTHVQSGPSATQILAWLGADVVKLEAPTGDITRKQLRDLPDVDSLYFTMLNCNKRSITLNMKSDQGKKLFSEMIPRFDILAENFGPGAVDRMGFTWDRLQELNPRLIYASIKGFGDGPYTHYKAYEVVAQAMGGSMSTTGFEDGPPLATGSQIGDSGTGIHTVAGILAALFQREQTGRGQRVTVAMQHAVLNLCRVKLRDQQRLAHGPLAEYPNDEFGDSVPRSGNASGGGQPGWAVQCAPGGPNDYIYVIVQPVGWAPIAELIGRPELAEDPEWSTPEARLSKLDKMFQLIEEWSTGHDKWTVLAKLNERNIPCGPILSTKEIIEDSSLVENDMVVRVPHPERGEFTTVGCPIKLSESPVDVQRSPLLGEHNEDIYARELGLGEDRLAELHAKGVI from the coding sequence ATGGGAAAGGCACTTGAGGGTGTCCGCGTGCTCGACATGACCCATGTCCAGTCCGGCCCGTCCGCCACGCAGATCCTGGCCTGGCTCGGCGCGGACGTGGTGAAGCTGGAGGCACCGACCGGGGACATCACCCGCAAGCAGCTCCGCGATCTACCCGATGTGGACAGTCTCTATTTCACGATGCTGAACTGCAACAAGCGGAGCATCACGCTCAACATGAAGAGCGATCAGGGCAAGAAGCTGTTCAGCGAGATGATCCCGCGGTTCGACATCCTGGCGGAGAACTTCGGCCCCGGCGCGGTGGACCGGATGGGCTTCACCTGGGACCGGCTGCAGGAGCTCAATCCGAGGCTGATCTACGCCTCGATCAAGGGATTCGGCGACGGCCCGTACACCCACTACAAGGCCTACGAAGTGGTCGCACAGGCCATGGGCGGGTCGATGAGCACCACCGGGTTCGAGGACGGGCCGCCGCTGGCGACCGGTTCCCAGATCGGTGACTCCGGCACCGGGATCCACACCGTGGCCGGCATTCTCGCCGCGCTGTTCCAGCGGGAGCAGACCGGCCGGGGCCAGCGGGTGACGGTGGCCATGCAACACGCGGTGCTGAACCTGTGCCGGGTCAAGCTGCGCGACCAGCAGCGGCTGGCGCACGGGCCGCTGGCCGAGTACCCGAACGACGAGTTCGGCGACAGCGTGCCGAGGTCGGGCAACGCCTCCGGCGGCGGCCAGCCGGGCTGGGCGGTCCAGTGCGCGCCCGGCGGGCCGAACGACTACATCTACGTGATCGTCCAGCCGGTGGGCTGGGCCCCGATCGCCGAGCTGATCGGCAGGCCGGAACTCGCCGAGGACCCGGAGTGGAGCACCCCGGAGGCTCGACTGTCCAAACTGGACAAGATGTTCCAGCTCATCGAGGAGTGGAGCACCGGGCACGACAAGTGGACGGTGCTGGCCAAGCTCAACGAGCGCAACATCCCGTGCGGCCCGATCCTGTCCACCAAGGAGATCATCGAAGACTCCTCGCTGGTGGAGAACGACATGGTGGTGCGGGTGCCGCATCCAGAACGCGGCGAGTTCACCACCGTCGGCTGCCCGATCAAGCTGTCCGAGTCCCCGGTGGACGTGCAGCGCTCCCCGCTGCTCGGCGAGCACAACGAGGACATCTACGCCCGCGAGCTCGGCCTCGGGGAAGACCGGCTCGCCGAGTTGCACGCAAAGGGAGTGATCTGA
- a CDS encoding thiamine pyrophosphate-binding protein, giving the protein MAGDGEPETISGGHLVAKALKAEGIDVVFTLCGGHIIDIYDGCVDEGIDVVDVRHEQVAAHAADGYARLTGRPGCAVVTAGPGTTDAVTGVANALRAESPMLLIGGQGSLSQHKMGSLQDLPHVDMMNPITKFAATVPATERVADLVSMAFRECFHGAPGPSFLEIPRDILDARVPVEKARIPERGHYRASTRSAGDPEGIEQLADLVSKAEKPCVLLGSQVWTCRATDAAVEFVRALNVPAFMNGSGRGTLPPGDPHHLQLARRYAFQNADLIIIVGTPFDFRMGYGRRLSQDATVVQIDLDYRTVGKNRDIDLGIVGDAGMVLSAVTQAVSGRVDNGAVARKPWLEELRGVETKAYEARLPRQLSNSSPIDPYRLVHEINEFLTEDSIYIGDGGDIVTFSGQVVQPKSPGHWMDPGPLGTLGVGVPFVLAAKYARPEKEVVALFGDGAFSLTGWDFETLVRYNLPFVGIVGNNSSMNQIRYGQIQKYGADRGRVGNTLGDVPYGEFAKMLGGYGEEVRDPAEIRPALERARESGKPSLINVWVDPEVYAPGTMNQTMYK; this is encoded by the coding sequence ATGGCAGGCGACGGCGAACCCGAAACCATCTCAGGTGGACATCTGGTCGCGAAGGCGCTCAAAGCAGAGGGCATCGACGTGGTCTTCACCCTCTGCGGCGGGCACATCATCGATATCTACGACGGCTGCGTCGACGAAGGCATCGACGTGGTCGACGTACGGCACGAGCAGGTCGCCGCGCACGCGGCGGACGGCTACGCCCGGCTCACCGGACGGCCCGGTTGCGCGGTGGTCACCGCCGGGCCGGGCACCACGGACGCCGTCACCGGGGTGGCGAACGCGCTCCGCGCCGAGAGCCCGATGCTGCTGATCGGCGGGCAGGGCTCGCTGAGCCAGCACAAGATGGGCTCGCTGCAGGACCTGCCGCACGTCGACATGATGAACCCGATCACCAAGTTCGCGGCGACCGTGCCCGCCACCGAGCGGGTCGCCGACCTGGTGTCGATGGCCTTCCGCGAGTGCTTCCACGGCGCGCCGGGACCGTCGTTCCTGGAGATCCCCCGCGACATCCTGGACGCCCGCGTACCGGTGGAGAAGGCCCGCATCCCCGAGCGCGGTCACTACCGCGCATCGACCCGCAGCGCGGGTGACCCGGAGGGCATCGAGCAGCTGGCCGACCTGGTTTCCAAGGCGGAGAAGCCCTGCGTGCTGCTGGGCAGCCAGGTGTGGACCTGCCGCGCGACCGACGCGGCCGTCGAGTTCGTCCGCGCGCTCAACGTGCCCGCGTTCATGAACGGCTCCGGCCGCGGCACGCTGCCCCCCGGCGACCCGCACCACCTGCAACTCGCCCGCCGGTACGCGTTCCAGAACGCGGACCTGATCATCATCGTGGGCACCCCGTTCGACTTCCGGATGGGTTACGGGCGCAGGCTTTCCCAGGACGCCACCGTGGTGCAGATCGACCTGGACTACCGCACGGTGGGCAAGAACCGCGACATCGACCTCGGCATCGTCGGAGACGCCGGCATGGTGCTCAGCGCGGTGACGCAAGCGGTTTCCGGCCGGGTGGACAACGGCGCCGTGGCCCGCAAGCCGTGGCTCGAAGAGCTGCGCGGGGTGGAAACCAAGGCGTACGAGGCACGGCTGCCGCGGCAGCTTTCCAATTCCTCCCCCATCGACCCGTATCGGCTGGTGCACGAGATCAACGAGTTCCTCACCGAGGACTCGATCTACATCGGCGACGGCGGCGACATCGTCACCTTCTCCGGCCAGGTCGTGCAGCCGAAGTCGCCTGGCCACTGGATGGACCCGGGTCCACTCGGGACACTCGGCGTCGGGGTGCCGTTCGTGCTGGCCGCGAAGTACGCCAGGCCGGAAAAGGAGGTCGTCGCCCTGTTCGGGGACGGCGCCTTCAGCCTCACCGGCTGGGACTTCGAAACCCTGGTCCGCTACAACCTGCCGTTCGTGGGCATCGTGGGCAACAACTCCTCGATGAACCAGATCCGCTACGGGCAGATCCAGAAGTACGGCGCGGACCGCGGCCGGGTCGGCAACACGCTCGGCGACGTGCCCTACGGCGAGTTCGCCAAGATGCTCGGCGGCTACGGCGAAGAGGTGCGCGACCCGGCGGAAATCCGGCCCGCGCTCGAACGCGCCCGCGAATCCGGCAAGCCCTCGCTGATCAACGTCTGGGTCGACCCGGAGGTCTACGCCCCCGGAACGATGAACCAAACCATGTACAAGTAA